The genomic DNA ATTTACAGCAAATTGCGATGCCAGAAGAAGTCGATCGAGAGATGTAATTGGCTGCGTTCGCTGCTCATCCTCTGCTTTCTCCGGTTAAAAATTTATAGCTGAATATTCAGAAGCACTGGCGGCGATCGTCTGTGCTTTTTATCATTTATTGGCTAGATGACGGCTTGGCTGGATCAGTATCATTGAGCATGAAGGATCAACCTACTCCTGGCACTCAATGAATTAGGGTTATTATGCAGCTAAAAAGGTTATCTCCCAGTTCGCTTTGATCAAACCCCCTCTCTAGTCAGAGGAAAGATTACCTCGTCACTCTTTAAGATCAGGCAAAAGCGCGATCGATTCAGATTGGGCATGATGGAGGGAGAAGAATGAAGGTACCACCAGAAATTACTTACCGTGAGGTTGAAAAAACCGAAGGCATTGATGCTTTAGTGCAAGAGAAAATTGACAAGCTAGAGCGGATGTGTGACCACATTAGCAGTTGCCATATTGCGATCGAGAAAATTAACGAACGGACTCGAGATCGATCGCCTTATCGAGTGCGGCTAGATGTGACTGTGCCACCGGGACATGAGCTTGCGGCAGAGAGCAACCCATCGAATGAAAATCAGCATTTGGGACTGGATGCTGTGATTCGAGACGCCTTTCGTAAGATGGAACGGCAGATTAAAGATTTAAGCGATCTGCAACGCGAAAGCTCACAGTCGAGAAACCATGTAGATTCAGATGAAACAACTGCATTGGTAACGCGAATCTTTCCAGAAGATGGATATGGCTTTATTAAAAACCTATCGGGTGAAGAAATCTATTTTCACCGCAACAGCGTATTACATAATGACTTCGATCGCATCACGGTTGGCACAGGTGTAAGATTCAATGCCACAGAAGGTGAGAAAGGGCTGCAAGCAACTTCGGTACAAATCGTTGATAAGCCTGGAGTTAGAGCTGGAAAGTCTGGCGATATGCTAATTGAACCACCTATGGGATGGGAAGCCTGAACCTGTCTGATAAGGATTGATGAAAATTTGAGGAATAGACTGATGAACCCTGAACAGAATGATGAGACGAACAAGCCTCAGGCAGACGATCGCTCTAAAGTAGTTGATCCGTCTGAAGATCTGGTGTACAAGGGAGGCTACACGAACGATCCATTAACCATATTGGGGAATCCTGCTGTTACGCCTCAAACCCTCAGCGATGCAAGAGATTTGCGACCTGATTTGTTTCGTGAGCCAGAAGAAGATGAAGCTTAACGTTTAGAAATTCAAGAGGATGCGATCAAGGTGGGCAAAACGTCCACCTTTTCTATTCTCAGACAGCAGCAAAGCAACAGCAGGTGTAACCTCCAATATCACTATCACTATTGCCCCAAGGCACCACTCTGACGTCATTAAAGTAATACGGTAAAGTAACACGGTCAGAATAGAATTACGCTTTTTGTTGATGACGACCGATCGTGGTCGCGAGAGCAGGCTGACCCGCTTCAATTAAGGCTTTATCTCGAATTCGGCAGGAGTCGCATGAACCACAGGGTTCTGTATCTCCTTGATAGCATGACCAGGTTAGCGCAATTGGCACGTTGAGCCGCAAGGCACGCCGCACAATATCCACTTTAGTGTCCCTTACTAGGGGTGCTGCAAGTTGAGGCGCATTCCCTTCTAAGCCCACCTTTGAGGAGAGTGTCGCGAGGTGCTGAAAGGCTGCCAGATATTCGGGACGACAGTCAGGATAGCCCGAATAATCAACAGCATTAATGCCTAAGTAGATAGCTGTAGCTCCTTTGGCTTCTGCAAGAGAGAGCGCAATCGCAATAAAAACTGTATTGCGTCCAGGTACATAAGTAATGGGAATCTCTCCGGGTTTAACGCCGTCGATCGGCACATCAACGGTTGCATCAGTTAAAGCAGAGCCGCCCCACTGCGCTAAATTCACATCCACAACAAAGTGAGCAGAAATATCCAACGCCTTTGCAACCTGCTGAGCTGCAAGCAGTTCTCGCTCATGTCGTTGCCCATATCGAAAAGAAAGCGCAATCATCTCATAGCCGTCTTCGATCGCTTGTGCTGCCGATGTTGCAGAATCCAGCCCACCTGAAAGAAGAACGATCGCTTTGGGTTTGTTCATAGGTTGATATTGATCGAAGAAATTAGAGAAAGGCACAGTCTGTAATTTGGATCACAACGTGAAGTGATTTGAGTCACTAATTTACTGCCAGAAGATCACATTCCCCTACATGTAAACCAAACACGACGGAATGAAGCCACACATAGCAGTCAAAATTACCCTGAATTCAATTCAGCAGCAAGGCTCTCAATCATCGGTTTTATGTTCCTAGCTTTAGCCTCGTAACAACCAGAAAAGAGAAGACCTGCAAGTTCTAGCCCCCCACTTGTATTCTTTCATTAAGAGGTTTTCTATTATGTCTCTCATTTCTCCAGCAAATCAACTCTATAGTGTTGCTGAAGTTGTTAAACCTGATGGGACAAAAACCAGCCAACTACGGCTACTCGATACCAGCACTGGTTCATCCTCTGTTGTCAGCGATCTCGCATTCAGTACATTTGCGATTACTAGAGATGAATTAACAGGTCGAATTTACTACATTGAAACAGGTGTGAATGGTCGAGTTGCATATTTTGATCCAGCAACGCAACAAAACACCGTTCTAGAACAGCGTACAGGCGTTAACAGCGAATTTCTCAAATTGACGCAAACGCCCGACAACAAAATTTATGGTTTAGAGAGTTCCACAAATAACCTTTATACTCTCGATGCCAGCACAGGAAAAACTCAATTGATCGGCACAGTTGAAGGCGGTGCAGTTCCCTTCTCGAAAGGCAGTGGTGACATCATCGCAGACTCAAACAACCCCGATCGCTTATTTGCAATCACAACTGGACAGGACTTCTACAGACTTTATTCGATCGATCTGACAACTCGGAAGGCAACATACATTGGTGATGCTGGACTGATCGGCGGTCATGGTTCGGGTTCACTGGCATTTGCAGACGACAAATTACTGGCAACTTCTCAGAATGCTCTGTATCAGCTTGATCCTACGACTGGACAGGCAACCCTGGTTGGCGCATTAGGCTATGCATCTGATGACTTTGCCACAGTCCGATCCAAGATTATTTCACCGATTCAAGAAGACAATACGCCGCAAACGATTCCACCGATTCGAGACAACTATGCGCCACAAACAAAGGACGTATCGGTAGAGGTCAAATCGGGTCAAACACTTAACATACCTGAATTGGTTGCAACTGACTCTGATTCAGGCGATTCGATCGTCTCTTACACCATTACTTCTCTGCCCTCAAAGCCGCAAGGAACGCTTTATTTGGGAGATCCAAAGAATGGCGGTCAAGTCATTCAGGATGGACAAACGCTCTCTCCAGAAGACATTGACAATCTTTTCTTTCAATCAACCGATGCATTCCGAGGCGCTAGTTTCACCTATACTGCAACCGACAGCCGAGGGGACTCTGACAGAACTCCAGCAACCGTCACGCTAGATTCTTGTGGCTGCCATGAAGGAAAAAATATGCGCGGCGATCGCCGCAACAACAGAATGAATGGTGGCAGCAATGGTGATAGCCTTTATGGACGTGGCGGCAGGGATATGATTCGCGGTGGGGATTGTCAAGATGACATCGACGGTGGTCGCGGTAAAGATCGGCTCAAGGGTGGTCATGATAGCGACATCGTTCAAGGTCGGCGCAACCGAGACCAGATTAACGGCGGCGCAGGGGATGATCGAGTCAGCGGGAATGTTGGTAACGATCGCGTCTGGGGCGGTCGCGGCAATGATGATGTCTGGGGTGGTCGCGGCAATGATATCGGTCGAGGCGGAGATGGTAATGATTTGGTGCGCGGTGGTCGGGCGAAAGATCGGCTCTTTGGCGGCGGCGGGAATGACACCGTATTCGGCAATATCGGCAAGGATTCCGTCAGTGGCAATCGAGGTAATGATTATCTGGATGGTGGTCGCGGCAGTGATAAGCTGTTTGGCGGTCGAGGTCGAGATGTGATGAACGGCAAGAGCGGCAATGATGTAATGAGCGGTGGCAAAGAACGTGACCGATTTGTTTATACCAGCCTGAACGATGGTGTTGATCGGATCGTTGATTTTGAAGCCAAGCGCGATCGAATTGATTTGAGCCAGGTTTTTGACAAGCTCGGACTGGGTAAAGTTGCCAATCCTTTCTCATTCATCCAGGTGCTCCAGGTTGGTGCGGATACTCATCTCCAAATCGATGCAAATGGCAAAAAGCCTGGTTTCAAAGCGCAAACAATCCAGGTGCTCGAAAACTTCAACGCAAGCGAATTTAGTAACCGCAGCGTCATCGTCTAGACATTGATCATCTAGACATTATTAGACGAAGTCTCAAACCATCAAATTGCTTCTCATTGTCTCAGCGACTTATCACTTTAAGGAATTTTTCCAGCCTAAAGTGTAATTAATCAGGGTGTATTTTATTTGGATGACTCGGCAGGGAAATGCCTACTCTACACAACTCATTAGGCTTACGTTCCGCCTCCTCACGCTCCATGTCCTGACCTCTTTTTTGCACCCCCCATTGCAAACCATGAACACGATTCTGCAAATCAGCGATCGAGAATTTACTGCTGATCAACTGATGCCCCTCTTGGCTGAGTATCAACTCATGCCGCAACTGCTGAAAGAGATTGTCATTGATCAAGCGATCGAGTTGTTTACCTGTACTCTGGAAGAATTAGACGATCAGTGCCAGACATTCTTTGCTCAACATGGCATTCACTCAGTGGCTGAACAGGAAGTTTGGCTGGAAGCACAAGGCATGACCATGAAGCAGTTTGTTGCTCCCCTACAACGGCAAATTCGCTTAGAGAAATTCAAAGCAGCAACCTGGGGAAATAAGCTAGAATCCCATTTCTTGCAGCGCAAACATGAGCTAGATCAGGTGATCTGTTCAATCATTCGTCATCGCGATCGAGATACCATTTCAGAACTCTATTTTCGGCTTGATGAAGGAGAGCAATCTTTTGCAGAACTGGCTCCCATCTATTCTGAAGGCGCTGAAGCCCAAACAAAAGGTGTGATGGGTCCTGTGGAGTTAGGTCAGTTACACCCTGATCTGGCAGCATTGCTAAGAACGAGCAAACCTGGACAACTCGTAAAGACCCATATTGCAGAATGGTATATCGTTGCTCAGGTTGAATCCTACATTCCGGCTCAGTTTGACGAATGGATGCAAAACCGATTACTCGATGAGCTGTTTAGCAAATGGCTCCAGCAGCAAATCACATCAACCCGCTATAAATTCACAAACTGATCAACCAGGCTTGTCCAAAGCTGCTGCCACCAGGGAAGCGATCGGCTCTGGATTTGCGGTAATTGACGCCGAATCTCTTGAACGTTCCATCGGGTTAGTCGTGCGAGAGTTTGAGCTTGCTGTTCAAAGCGTTGTCGAAGCGTGCGTTGATATTGTCGCGCAGCAGGACAGGTCGCGGCTCCCGTAAAAGCATGACGCAGAATATATCTTCCTTGAAACTGTTCTCGATTTTGAGTTGACTGAAACATCAAATCTTCAGGGAATTTATCGCGGGTATAGCGAACATGCAATCGGGTGAGAAACACATTATTAGGCATTTCTGGAGTCAACCAAAATACTCCTGCTTGCTGCAATTCTGCATTGCTTAACGGTTCTGCCGAGCATGGATCACAGCCTGCCATATCCCAGGCATATTCTAAAAACGCTACGTTTTTACCTTCTCGAAGGTAGGCAGTCTCGAATAAAGATTTGTAGAAATCGCTGAAACGATCTTGCACAAATAAGGGAATTTCAGCATCGGAGGGGATTTTGACTGTGCGATAGTTCGTTATTTCAGCCTGTCCCTGAGGGGAGAGTAAATATACAATTAAATCTTGTGCCGCTTGAGCATTCATCATGCCTAACCGAATCGGCAACATAAAGCGCGGTGACTCGTAAGTGATTTGCAGCGGACGCAGTGATTGATAACCGGATGTGGCAAACTCGTCTAAGTTAACCTTTGCGACAAAAAACTTCAACCCTTGCCGAATATAAGGGCGAAGTAGTTGTTGGGCATTTGCGGGCAAACGGTAGCCGTTTTGAGTCAACCATGTTTCTAGCCCACCTGATTCTCTCGCGCTCAGAATCAAAATGTCATATTCACCCACCGTAAACTGCGCTTCCACCGTGACGCCCAAAGCTCGATTGCTGCGCTGCTCCATTGCTGACCCCTGGACTGCGGCACTGGGTGCAAATACCCTATCTTCCATGAACATTGGCGCACAAGGATCAGGATCAAAATATTCAACGAGTCGAGGGGCACTAAATGAATCAAGCCGGGCAATGATTTGAGGATCACCAATTTTCACTTGATTTTCCTGCAACACAACAGGAACAGGCACAACGATCGCAAAATCTTTGACCTCACCCTGATAGTCATTTGCCATGGTTAAAACAGTTCGATTGCCATTCCGCGCGATCGCCACTTGAGAAGCTTGATTGTATAAGCTGGCATCTGCTTTTGCCACATAAAAGCCACAAAATGCCCAGGCTTTGGGGATAGCAAAGAAACCAAGAAAAACAAAGCTTAATGCAAACAATAAAACAAATCGTTTGACAACAGATAGGTTCATAGCTTTGAGAGTTGGTGAATAAAGCTCAGTTGACTTTGTTCTGAAGATTTAACCTCTTTCCAGACAAATGCAGCCGTTGGAAAGTAATGATTGAGCACGATTGTCAGAGGCGTTAAGAAAAATAATGACCAGAACGCCGCAGTTGATAGATAAAAATAATTGCGAAGAATGAATGTGAGCAGGGCAATTGCAACTGCCCAAACGAGCCGACTCCAACGGGCATTGGGAATCGTCCGAGGATCAGTCAGCATGAAACAGGCAAACATCAGCAGCGATCCACTCATCAACCGATGTAGCCAAACGTCCCAAGTCCAGCCAAGCCAGAGGTTCCGTAAGGCTTCTAGTCCAGCGTAACTGCCCAGAAAAGCGATCGTGATATCCCACCGTCCAACCAACCGCAGCACTAGCCCACCCGTTACCAGAAACAGCAGAACATACCAACCCTCTTCGCCCCACTGCCCTGGAGATACCCAGGCTCCTTGGCAAAACGTCAAGGCTGTAATGATGCCAAAATTTGCTGGATTAAACAGATGCTTCTCCTGCACCCGCAGCACAAACTTACTTAAAATTGCCGCTGTTGCCGCAATGACCATCGTGCCTACGTGCTCTGTTCGCAGCAATAAACTCAACCCCAAAGCTGTAATTAAAGCGCTGGGCAACGTATTGAACAACGCAGCAACTAATGGTTCATCTGGTTGAGATTCGCTTTGAATGGTTGAGTCAGTTTCTACTTCTGCTGATGGCACCAACCATCCTGATCGCACCGTCCCGTAGTTGAAACAGCAATATGCAAGCACCTGTACTGTTAAGCAAGTACCGATCGCACCTAGGACGATCTCCGGATGCAGTGACCAATCCCTTGCCCCAATGCCAACACCGAGAAACAGCAGCAAAAAGCCAATTTGATACAGCCGAGGATCGGGAAGAGGCATAGGGAGGTGAAAGATCAGGAAATAGGGTTCAGAATGCTGATCTAATGGCTGCTATTATGTGATTTTTTTTACTGCGATCGATCATGGTTTCAGTTTAAGTAACAATTATTCTTCAAAAATATTGGCGTAGTAGAGTTCTAAATAACAGTTGAATTTTGTAGGCTGGAATTCTGTCTATCTAGGTCTATCTAGATTTTTGAGTGTTGCTGAATCGCAGGATGAGTGATGCTAACTTACCGACTGCATTGCCCTCTAAATTCCCCAATTCTGATGGGCTTTGAATTCTTTTTCTCGCTAAAAGTCGGGGAGCTAGGAGAGTGTTTAAGAAACATGACTGTCAACGTCTATCTCAAGGTTGTCTTGCGGCTGATTGCCCTCCATTTTCAGCTCAATAGGGGAAACAGTACGATCGCCTATTGTCAGCTTTTACTGAGCAGCAGAATAAGCTCTAAGACCTACAACTCAAATCATGCTCTAGTCGATCGCGCACTAATAATCTGTCCTGTTTCCTGGCTCCTTACAGCCTCCACATACGCCCTCGCCACATCTGCTGCTGGCATTCCTCCGGGTAAATCCATTCCCATTGCCTGAAGCGTTTCAGAGACCCAAGGCGGACTAACGACATTGATTCGGATGCCTCGCGGTAATTCTAATGCAGCCGCCCGAGCAAAGCCTTCTAGACCTGCATTAACAAGACTGATCGCAGCACTACCTACCATTGGCTCAGTGGATAATACTCCACTCGTCAACGTGAAAGAGCCATTGTCAGCAATGTAGGGAGTTCCCACCCGCACTAAATTGATCTGCCCCATTAGCTTGTTTGACAGACTGAATTGAAAGTCCTCATCAGTCAGAGCATCTAGATTTTTGAAGCGAGCCTGACCTGTGGCACTGATGACAGCATCAAACGGAGTGATCGACTCGAACAGTCGTTGAATGGAGCCTATGTCCATAACGTCGATTGGGTACTGGCTGCTCGATCGAGATGCTTCAATAACCTCATGATCAGCAAGAGCCTGAACGACTGCTTTCCCGAGCGTTCCGGTTGCACCAATGACTACAATTTTCATACACTCTCTTCAAAATTAGATTAGGTTCCTATCAGGATAACTAGCACTCACCAGAATGGAGTACAACAACTCAGAATTTAATCGATCGCATGCTCAGAATAACGCTTTGATGTTGAAGGGCTTGTATGGAGCAACACATCGAGCGTCAAGCTAGAAACTACATCCTGAAAGTCCTGACGAATTGGGGCATTGGCATCCATATAGCTACCGCGCAAACGAAACACATAGCGCCCATCCGGACTGCTAAGCAGCACATTATCCGATTCATAGAGTCCAGTAGAGGTATAAGCGATCGCAGGCTGTCCTCCTACCGTGATCGGGCGATCGTCATTGTGACTGAGTTCTCCTTTGTAAGCAGAGAGCGGCAGCCGTCGGATGTTGTCGTAAACAGTGATAGTGATCAGGGGAGGCGTTTCGGGTAAGGAGGCACGATGCGGATAGTCTGCCTGATTCCAGAGTTCTAGCACCTCTAGAGGACGAGCGGGCTGCGTAGGAGGAGCAGACTCCGAAGGAGCAATAATGTAGCCTTTGGGCAAGGTGATCTGAAAGCCAAACCGATCGCTGAGATAGAAAGCGTTGGGGTTCTCGATAGGAGAAGGACTTGCGACCAAGCGAGTTGTATCAGAAAGAGATCGTGCCTCTCGCAGGGGCAGCAGTTGAGTCGCCACTCCCACCACCGCACCTATCCAGAGTCCCAGGGTTATCATGCGTTTCATACGCTGAACGAAGAATTGTAATCGTAGGAGAATGAAGGAATTGAGCTAGGCTCAGCCCTACCGTAGCCCTACTATCAGAAATTGCAACCAGCGTTACAAAATCCAAAACGAATTGAGTAGAGAACTGAGTAGATCAGTGATGATTTGCATCTTGTTCTGCCACCATCAGTAAACGCTCCAGGACTTGCTGAAAGGTTTTTGCCTCAGATTCATCTACATGGGCAGCAAAGTACTCCACAATGCCCTCAGAATAAACAGCCCACATTTGTTCCTGCATTGCCAGCCCGGCTGGTGTAAGAACTGCGTATGTACCCCGACGATCGCTGGGACAGGATTGACGACAAAGCAACTGAGCACGCTCCAGGCGATCGATTAGGCGGGTCAGGTTACTACGACTGAGCAGTACCTTTTGGGCTAGTTCACTAAGACGAAGCTGATGATTTGGTGCTTCTTTCAGAGAGAACAGCACGTCATACCACTCCAGCGGCGGCAGATCTGCTTGGTCTAACTTTTGCTCAATGCGATCGAGCAGGCGTGTATGGGCGGTCAAAAACAAGCGCCAGAGAGAGTTGCGGAGTTGATCGAGTTGAGGCTTAGTCTTCATGCATCCAGTATCTCAAAAAAATAGTTGCATCTGCAATTAAATGGTGTTAATTTGAATTTAGTTGCAAATGCAATCACTTCAAATGCAACTATCAAAGACAAAGCACTTCGTAGATTTGACTCAGGTTCTTTCACCAGATTCTTTCACCGGAGCCTTAGAGCCACTTCTCAACCTATACACCCAACCATCCTTTTGGAGGCAATTAATTATGACTACGAATCTAGAAACGACTGTTGATCTCAAAGCTGTTTTTGAAGACATCAAAGCACTCGTTCTGCAAGGCAAAGCACTGGAAGCCTTTGAGAAGTACTACGGTGAAGATGTTGTCATGCAGGAAAATGAAAACCCGCCCACGATTGGTAAAGATGCAAACCGCCGACGGGAAGAGGAGTTTTTCAGTAAGGTGGTTGAGTTTCGGGCAGGCGAGCTGAAGAACGTTGCTTTTGGCGAAAACGTCATTATCTCCGAATGGTTCTATGACTACACCCACCAGGAGTGGGGCAAACGCACTTATCATCAGGTCTCTGTGCAGCAATGGAGAGACGGCAAAGTGTTCCACGAACGTTTCTATTACGGAGCGTAAGGAATGATATCTGACATGCCAATACTTAAGCTCATCAGTTACAAACTCTGTCCCTATGTACAGCGTTCTATCATCACGTTGATCGAGAAACAAATTCCCCACGATCGCGAGTACATCGACCTTGCCAACAAACCAGACTGGTTCTTGCAAATCTCCCCGTTAGGCAAAGTACCACTTCTGCTTGTCGAGGAAACCGTTCTGTTTGAATCTGCGGTTATTTGCGAATACCTGGATGAAATTACGCCAGGTTCACTTCATCCAGCGAATCCCCTGACCAAGGCAAAGCATCGATCCTGGATTGAATTTGGCTCTAATCTATTGTCCAAAATTGCGGCATTTTATGCTGCTAAAGACAACCTTGAGTTTGAAGCAAAACGTCAGGATTTGATTGCAGGATTTCAAACGCTAGAAGCGCAACTTCATGCTGCTCCCTACTTTGAAGGAGAAACCTTTTCTCTCATCGATGCAGTCTATGGTCCAGTCTTTCGCTACTTTGTGGCGTTCGAACAGTATCAAGACTTTGGCTTCTTTGCGACAACCCCGAAGGTTAGAGCTTGGCGAGAGGCATTGCTTCAAAGACCTTCAGTACAGCAGGCAGTCCCCGACAACTACTTCGAGCTACTGAATGAGTTTCTGAAACAAAGGAATGGTGTTTTGTCTGAATTGATGTGTCGAAGTACTGAAGCAGCCTTATCTATCCGGTAAACTCTTCATTGTTGTTCAGGTTCTCGGTTGTGTCATAAAAATTTTCTGAACCATTATTTGCATTGTTGTAACTTGTGTATTCAACGATACCTATAACGTTTCTAGATTTTTGCGACACAGCCTCTAATTTTATTCGCTTGAGGTGGAAATCGTCAAAGCCAAAGCTTCAGAAATGACAGAGCTCACAGGTTTCCTTAATTCGTTTCGCTTCTCTCGTAAGCGGAGGCTCAAGCTCTTTTCAGGTATCCAATTTAGGGAATTACTGACCCTACCCTACTACTGTATTTATTCCTAGTGGATTCTACCCAGAAGTACGGGGGAGTCTACGACTATCCCTATCCTTAAAAAGGCGAGATGATTGACTCATACCAAAACCGCCGACTACCCAATATTTAGGTTGGCATATTAGAAACAAAGCCCCGATCGATTGATTGGGGCTAATTTTATGAGTTCAGGATTGCCATACTTTCACCAGCAACCTCTATTTACGAAGAAGTTTTGGAGTCAAAATTGATTGCTGTTAGCGCAGGCTGACCCCAAAGCTTGTAGTAATTCGTGTTTGGAGCCAAGAATTCTCTAGCAGAACGAAGCTTCTCTGCTCTTTGCATCGTGAAATTAATAAATGGATCTTGCCGCCTTTCCTAAAATCGATCGCTTGCCCTTCTCGCTCCCCGTAGGGTTGCAGGTGTTTTGCGCAAACTGCCCAATTCACGACCTCTTAAGTCGGCAGATTTTGACAAATAGTTTGGATGAGGGGTAGATACACCTGCTGGCACATCTGGCAGTTCAAAAGGGGGAGCATCATCAAGACAAGCGATTCATCACGAACCGATCGCTCTTCTTGCACTCCCTGCTAATCATCTTCAAGAGAAAGCCCCCGATCGTGATAGTCAAGGGTGTTTACTGGAAAAGTTGGAGCTTTAGCGCAGTACAGGAGTGAGCTGCAGGCACTTGCTCAAATCTTCTGAAAATTCCAGTTTAATCGTCGGAATCTGAAGGGACGTAGTACTGATCCTGTTCTGATTTTGCTGTTGCTTCCAAAGGGCGAAATTCAAAAACTCACTAATATTTTCTTTTGCGATACCTTCCAGGTAATCGTTATACTTCTGCCACAATTGGAGTTCTTCTTGATTGTTATCCATAGTTTTTTAGTTAAAGCCCCTCAAAATCTCCTAATCAGTTGCCCCATTTCAATAAAGAAATGAGCCATCAGTATCCTAATCAAAAATGTGATAATTTATACAGGAAGCTTAACAACTTTTTACTTAGTTTACCAAAATTTTACTTAGATTACCCAGAACTAAGGAAAGGAATGAGCTTCATAGATTATGACAAGTCAGGAGGGCATTGCTGAATCGAAGGACGAACGATAACACATTGCATACAGCACCAAGAATGAAAATGGTTTTGTGAACAGCCAATGACCTGTGACCATCTTGAGCTGACAGTTAAGTGATCTGCTTACTTAGTTACAAAATACTGTCAATATTGGTTATTCACCAATTGTGATGAATTTGTCTTGCTATGTAATTTCTTTACGAATCTAGAACACTATCTGCATTTTTGTAGTTATTAAGCGATCGTTTGCCCGTTCAACCAGACGCACAATTTGATTAATGCAACGCTTTGAGAAAATAGAAACTGTATACAAATAAAAAACCCAGCAGTGATGCCGGGCTCAGTCGTTTCTCGTCTACTTTTTCGGAGTCTCAAATCCAAAACTTGTGAGTTGAACAGACAGCGATCGATTGCTTGTCTTTCCAATCCTTACTAAAAATATATTCTACCGAGCGACAGTTTACTTCATCCGATCGTGCTACCCATTGGGATGAATCAGGGGGCACCGAAAACTGTTGTTCTAATGTTGGTGTTCGCTATGGGAAACTTACCTGCGTTGGTTGTCTTGAGCAAGGAGCTGAGTTGGAATGCTCTATTCGGGGGCATGGTCTGGGAAATCAATACCAAGTGGGTAAGCTTTTCAGCCATCTAATCCGCTACGATAGACGATTAATATCCTGCCGATCGCAAACATAGCGGAGTGCTGATATGGGACTGTTTGACCGGATTGGACGAATCATTCGCGCAAATTTAGGGGGTCTCGTCAATCAGGCGGAAGATCCAGAAAAGATTCTGGAACAGACCGTCATTGATATGCAAAATGACCTGATCCAACTGCGACAGGCAGTCGCTCAAGCAATTGCCACACAAAAGCGGACAGAACGACAAGCATCTCAGTCACAAACCAACGCTAATGAATGGTATCAACGGGCGCAGCTTGCTTTGCAAAAGGGTGATGAAGTTCTAGCAAGAGAAGCCTTGACGCGCCGTAAGTCTTTTCAAGATACGGCAGATG from Trichocoleus sp. includes the following:
- a CDS encoding HPF/RaiA family ribosome-associated protein, whose translation is MKVPPEITYREVEKTEGIDALVQEKIDKLERMCDHISSCHIAIEKINERTRDRSPYRVRLDVTVPPGHELAAESNPSNENQHLGLDAVIRDAFRKMERQIKDLSDLQRESSQSRNHVDSDETTALVTRIFPEDGYGFIKNLSGEEIYFHRNSVLHNDFDRITVGTGVRFNATEGEKGLQATSVQIVDKPGVRAGKSGDMLIEPPMGWEA
- the queC gene encoding 7-cyano-7-deazaguanine synthase QueC, giving the protein MNKPKAIVLLSGGLDSATSAAQAIEDGYEMIALSFRYGQRHERELLAAQQVAKALDISAHFVVDVNLAQWGGSALTDATVDVPIDGVKPGEIPITYVPGRNTVFIAIALSLAEAKGATAIYLGINAVDYSGYPDCRPEYLAAFQHLATLSSKVGLEGNAPQLAAPLVRDTKVDIVRRALRLNVPIALTWSCYQGDTEPCGSCDSCRIRDKALIEAGQPALATTIGRHQQKA
- a CDS encoding short chain dehydrogenase, with product MKIVVIGATGTLGKAVVQALADHEVIEASRSSSQYPIDVMDIGSIQRLFESITPFDAVISATGQARFKNLDALTDEDFQFSLSNKLMGQINLVRVGTPYIADNGSFTLTSGVLSTEPMVGSAAISLVNAGLEGFARAAALELPRGIRINVVSPPWVSETLQAMGMDLPGGMPAADVARAYVEAVRSQETGQIISARSTRA
- a CDS encoding peptidylprolyl isomerase, with amino-acid sequence MNTILQISDREFTADQLMPLLAEYQLMPQLLKEIVIDQAIELFTCTLEELDDQCQTFFAQHGIHSVAEQEVWLEAQGMTMKQFVAPLQRQIRLEKFKAATWGNKLESHFLQRKHELDQVICSIIRHRDRDTISELYFRLDEGEQSFAELAPIYSEGAEAQTKGVMGPVELGQLHPDLAALLRTSKPGQLVKTHIAEWYIVAQVESYIPAQFDEWMQNRLLDELFSKWLQQQITSTRYKFTN
- a CDS encoding RnfABCDGE type electron transport complex subunit D translates to MPLPDPRLYQIGFLLLFLGVGIGARDWSLHPEIVLGAIGTCLTVQVLAYCCFNYGTVRSGWLVPSAEVETDSTIQSESQPDEPLVAALFNTLPSALITALGLSLLLRTEHVGTMVIAATAAILSKFVLRVQEKHLFNPANFGIITALTFCQGAWVSPGQWGEEGWYVLLFLVTGGLVLRLVGRWDITIAFLGSYAGLEALRNLWLGWTWDVWLHRLMSGSLLMFACFMLTDPRTIPNARWSRLVWAVAIALLTFILRNYFYLSTAAFWSLFFLTPLTIVLNHYFPTAAFVWKEVKSSEQSQLSFIHQLSKL
- a CDS encoding MarR family transcriptional regulator, which encodes MKTKPQLDQLRNSLWRLFLTAHTRLLDRIEQKLDQADLPPLEWYDVLFSLKEAPNHQLRLSELAQKVLLSRSNLTRLIDRLERAQLLCRQSCPSDRRGTYAVLTPAGLAMQEQMWAVYSEGIVEYFAAHVDESEAKTFQQVLERLLMVAEQDANHH
- a CDS encoding DUF2330 domain-containing protein produces the protein MNLSVVKRFVLLFALSFVFLGFFAIPKAWAFCGFYVAKADASLYNQASQVAIARNGNRTVLTMANDYQGEVKDFAIVVPVPVVLQENQVKIGDPQIIARLDSFSAPRLVEYFDPDPCAPMFMEDRVFAPSAAVQGSAMEQRSNRALGVTVEAQFTVGEYDILILSARESGGLETWLTQNGYRLPANAQQLLRPYIRQGLKFFVAKVNLDEFATSGYQSLRPLQITYESPRFMLPIRLGMMNAQAAQDLIVYLLSPQGQAEITNYRTVKIPSDAEIPLFVQDRFSDFYKSLFETAYLREGKNVAFLEYAWDMAGCDPCSAEPLSNAELQQAGVFWLTPEMPNNVFLTRLHVRYTRDKFPEDLMFQSTQNREQFQGRYILRHAFTGAATCPAARQYQRTLRQRFEQQAQTLARLTRWNVQEIRRQLPQIQSRSLPWWQQLWTSLVDQFVNL
- a CDS encoding SnoaL-like domain-containing protein, giving the protein MTTNLETTVDLKAVFEDIKALVLQGKALEAFEKYYGEDVVMQENENPPTIGKDANRRREEEFFSKVVEFRAGELKNVAFGENVIISEWFYDYTHQEWGKRTYHQVSVQQWRDGKVFHERFYYGA